In one window of Polaromonas naphthalenivorans CJ2 DNA:
- a CDS encoding hydroxymethylglutaryl-CoA lyase: MNSSQAVSSRSPGSRGLPAKAIIREVGLRDGLQSIATVLPTAQKQEWILDAYACGQREIEVGSFVPPKLLPQLADTAEVLAYARTLPGLFASVLVPNLKGAERAIEGGADLMILPLSASHAHSLANLRKTPDEVVAELGRIRAARDAAGSKTLIEGGVGTAWGCTLQGNVPVSEVLRLLQALLDAGADRVSLADTVGYANPYAVSTLVEQALKIAGDRFCCGHFHDTRGLALANAAAALQLGVSRFDASLAGIGGCPHAPGASGNASTEDLAFMLEAMGVDTGLDINALLALRAKVAGWLAGEATHGAMWRAGLPNNFKPAAAR; the protein is encoded by the coding sequence ATGAATTCCTCGCAAGCTGTTTCTTCTCGCTCACCCGGTTCACGCGGACTGCCAGCGAAGGCGATCATCCGCGAAGTGGGCTTGCGCGATGGCCTGCAAAGCATTGCGACCGTCCTTCCGACAGCGCAGAAACAGGAATGGATTCTTGACGCCTACGCCTGCGGCCAGCGCGAGATCGAAGTCGGCTCCTTTGTTCCGCCCAAGCTGCTGCCGCAACTGGCCGACACCGCCGAAGTATTGGCTTATGCCAGGACGCTGCCCGGCCTGTTCGCCTCGGTGCTGGTGCCCAACCTGAAAGGCGCGGAACGGGCCATCGAAGGCGGCGCTGACCTGATGATCCTGCCGCTGTCGGCCAGCCATGCGCACAGCCTGGCCAATTTGCGCAAGACGCCCGATGAAGTCGTCGCCGAGCTGGGCCGCATCCGCGCGGCGCGCGATGCGGCAGGCAGCAAAACCCTGATCGAAGGCGGCGTGGGCACGGCCTGGGGCTGCACGCTGCAGGGCAATGTTCCCGTCTCCGAAGTGCTGCGGCTGCTGCAAGCCCTGCTCGATGCGGGCGCCGACCGGGTCAGCCTGGCCGACACGGTGGGCTACGCCAATCCCTACGCGGTCAGCACGCTGGTCGAGCAGGCGCTCAAGATTGCCGGAGACAGGTTTTGCTGCGGCCACTTCCACGACACGCGCGGCCTGGCGCTGGCCAATGCGGCGGCGGCCCTGCAGTTGGGCGTGAGTCGCTTTGACGCGTCGCTGGCAGGCATCGGCGGCTGCCCGCATGCGCCCGGTGCCAGCGGCAACGCCTCGACCGAAGACCTGGCGTTCATGTTAGAGGCCATGGGTGTCGATACCGGGCTTGACATCAACGCCCTGCTGGCGCTGCGCGCCAAGGTCGCGGGCTGGCTGGCCGGCGAGGCCACGCACGGCGCGATGTGGCGCGCGGGCCTGCCCAACAACTTCAAGCCGGCTGCGGCCCGCTGA
- the gudD gene encoding glucarate dehydratase, which translates to MPTHSTPLITDLQVIPVAGRDSMLLNLSGAHGPFFTRNLLILTDNAGRTGVGEVPGGEKIRQTLEDARALVVGQPIGDHQRVLQQMHQQFADRDSGGRGLQTFDLRTTIHAVTAVESALLDLLGQHLGVPVAALLGEGQQRGAVEMLGYLFFVGDRTQTGLAYNSEPGADNAWSRVRHETALTPEAVVRQAEAAHERYGFNDFKLKGGVLRGEEEIDAVTALHERFPQARVTLDPNGGWLLKDAIRLMRDMKNVVAYAEDPCGAEDGFSGREVMAEFRRATGLPTATNMIATDWRQLTHALALQSVDIPLADPHFWTMAGSVRVAQTCRDWGLTWGSHSNNHFDVSLAMFTHVAAAAPGRVTAIDTHWIWQDGQRLTKEPLQIVGGLVAVPKKPGLGVELDMAEVEKAHQLYKQHGLGSRDDAVAMQCLIPNWTFNPKRPAFDR; encoded by the coding sequence ATGCCAACCCATTCCACACCGCTGATCACCGACCTGCAAGTGATCCCCGTCGCCGGCCGCGACTCGATGCTGCTCAACCTGAGCGGCGCGCACGGCCCGTTTTTCACGCGCAACCTGCTGATCCTCACCGACAACGCCGGGCGCACCGGCGTGGGCGAGGTGCCGGGCGGCGAGAAAATCCGCCAGACGCTCGAAGATGCCCGTGCGCTGGTCGTCGGCCAGCCAATTGGCGACCACCAGCGCGTGCTGCAGCAGATGCACCAGCAGTTTGCCGACCGCGACAGCGGCGGGCGCGGCCTGCAGACGTTTGATTTGCGCACCACCATCCATGCCGTGACCGCCGTCGAGTCGGCGCTGCTCGACCTGCTGGGCCAGCACCTGGGCGTGCCGGTGGCGGCCTTGCTCGGCGAAGGCCAGCAGCGGGGCGCGGTCGAGATGCTCGGCTACCTGTTCTTTGTCGGCGACCGCACCCAGACCGGCCTGGCCTACAACAGCGAGCCCGGTGCCGACAACGCCTGGTCGCGCGTCCGCCACGAAACGGCCTTGACCCCCGAGGCCGTCGTGCGCCAGGCCGAGGCCGCGCACGAGCGCTATGGCTTCAACGACTTCAAGCTCAAGGGCGGCGTGCTGCGCGGCGAGGAAGAAATCGACGCTGTCACCGCCTTGCACGAGCGCTTCCCGCAGGCGCGCGTCACGCTCGACCCGAACGGCGGCTGGCTGCTCAAGGACGCGATTCGCCTGATGCGGGACATGAAAAACGTCGTCGCCTACGCCGAAGACCCGTGCGGCGCCGAAGACGGCTTCTCGGGCCGCGAGGTGATGGCCGAGTTCCGCCGCGCCACCGGGCTGCCGACCGCCACCAACATGATCGCCACCGACTGGCGCCAGCTGACGCACGCGCTGGCGCTGCAGTCGGTCGATATTCCACTGGCCGACCCGCATTTCTGGACCATGGCCGGCTCGGTGCGCGTGGCGCAGACCTGCCGCGACTGGGGGCTGACCTGGGGATCGCACTCAAACAACCACTTCGATGTGTCGCTGGCGATGTTCACCCATGTCGCCGCTGCCGCGCCGGGCCGCGTCACGGCCATCGACACGCACTGGATCTGGCAGGACGGCCAGCGCCTGACGAAGGAGCCGCTGCAGATCGTCGGCGGACTGGTGGCGGTTCCCAAAAAGCCGGGGCTTGGCGTCGAGCTGGACATGGCCGAGGTCGAGAAAGCCCATCAGCTCTACAAGCAGCACGGCCTGGGTTCGCGCGACGATGCCGTTGCCATGCAGTGCCTGATTCCGAACTGGACCTTCAACCCGAAACGTCCGGCATTTGACAGGTAG
- a CDS encoding TolC family outer membrane protein, translating to MNLPRKLSAPRMSMLSVSAAFTLAALAPLAQAQSLVELYESARAFDATYQSAKLQYDANLARADQARAGILPTAGLSAGASRVGVDTTTTPAVNTSFNTQNATLSASQPLYRPGNWATYEQGFKQVDLARAQLESASQDLIVRTSQAYFDVLAAQDTLAFVRAQKEAVNEQLAFAKRNFEVGTSTITDTREAQARFDLVTAQEIAAENDLRVKKIALDQLVGITESQPRPLLAPASLPPVVPADVATWVRQSELVNPAIRQAQSNAEIADLEIKKAEAGHKPTLDVTASYNVTKNPSNTAQAGISSRANTSNIGLLLNVPLFAGFSTQNRIRETLSLRDKALSDLEGTRRSVAQNVRTAYFGVQSGQGQVKALEAAELSSQSALDANKLGYQVGVRINIDVLNAQSQLFQTKRDLAQARYNVLLGGLRLRQASGTLTAEDLQQVNGLLAR from the coding sequence ATGAACCTGCCTAGAAAACTGTCGGCGCCCCGCATGTCGATGTTGTCCGTTTCGGCGGCATTCACGCTGGCAGCGCTGGCGCCCCTGGCGCAAGCCCAGAGTCTGGTGGAGTTGTATGAATCGGCGCGGGCTTTTGATGCGACCTACCAGTCGGCCAAGCTGCAATACGACGCCAACCTGGCCCGCGCCGACCAGGCCAGGGCCGGCATTTTGCCCACCGCCGGGCTGTCGGCCGGGGCCTCGCGCGTTGGCGTTGACACCACCACGACGCCTGCCGTCAACACCAGCTTCAACACCCAGAACGCCACGCTCAGCGCCAGCCAGCCTTTGTACCGGCCCGGCAACTGGGCCACCTACGAGCAGGGCTTCAAGCAGGTGGACCTGGCCCGAGCCCAGCTCGAATCGGCGTCGCAAGACCTGATCGTGCGCACCAGCCAGGCTTACTTCGACGTGCTGGCCGCGCAGGACACGCTGGCTTTTGTGCGGGCGCAAAAAGAAGCGGTGAACGAGCAGCTGGCGTTTGCCAAGCGCAATTTCGAGGTCGGCACCTCCACCATCACCGACACCCGCGAAGCCCAGGCGCGCTTTGACCTGGTGACGGCCCAGGAAATCGCCGCCGAGAACGACTTGCGCGTCAAGAAGATTGCCCTTGACCAGCTCGTCGGCATCACCGAATCCCAGCCCCGGCCCCTGCTGGCTCCGGCCAGCCTGCCGCCCGTGGTGCCGGCCGACGTGGCGACCTGGGTGCGGCAGTCCGAACTGGTGAACCCCGCCATTCGCCAGGCCCAGAGCAACGCAGAGATTGCCGACCTGGAAATCAAAAAAGCCGAAGCCGGCCACAAGCCGACACTGGACGTGACCGCCAGCTACAACGTCACCAAAAACCCGTCCAACACGGCGCAGGCCGGCATTTCCTCGCGCGCCAACACCAGCAACATCGGCCTGCTGCTCAATGTGCCGCTGTTCGCCGGCTTCTCGACGCAAAACCGCATCCGCGAAACGCTGTCGCTGCGCGACAAGGCGCTGAGCGACCTCGAAGGCACGCGGCGCAGCGTGGCGCAAAACGTGCGCACCGCCTACTTCGGCGTGCAGTCGGGCCAGGGACAGGTCAAGGCGCTGGAAGCGGCCGAGCTGTCCAGCCAGAGCGCGCTCGACGCCAACAAGCTGGGCTACCAGGTCGGCGTGCGCATCAACATCGACGTGCTGAACGCCCAAAGCCAGCTGTTCCAGACCAAGCGCGACCTGGCGCAGGCGCGCTACAACGTACTGCTGGGCGGGCTGCGGTTAAGGCAGGCCAGCGGCACGTTGACAGCTGAGGATTTGCAGCAGGTGAATGGGTTGCTGGCGAGGTAG
- a CDS encoding rhodanese-like domain-containing protein yields MIPQLNPSAFAAWRDQAKEGLAPTALPVVLDVREPWEVQTASVREDGFRLLALPMREIPARVAELRDTLGADHPIACLCHHGMRSLQVANYLAQSGFGEVVNLQGGIDAWSQRVDPSVARY; encoded by the coding sequence ATGATTCCCCAACTCAATCCTTCCGCCTTTGCCGCCTGGCGCGACCAGGCCAAAGAAGGGCTTGCGCCCACCGCCCTTCCGGTCGTGCTCGATGTGCGCGAGCCGTGGGAAGTGCAGACCGCCTCGGTCAGGGAAGACGGCTTTCGGCTGCTGGCCCTTCCGATGCGCGAGATTCCGGCCCGCGTGGCCGAGCTTCGGGACACGCTCGGCGCCGACCACCCGATAGCCTGCCTGTGCCACCACGGCATGCGCAGCCTGCAGGTAGCCAACTATCTGGCGCAAAGCGGTTTTGGCGAAGTCGTCAACCTGCAGGGCGGCATTGATGCCTGGTCGCAGCGGGTTGATCCGTCGGTGGCGCGCTATTGA
- a CDS encoding CaiB/BaiF CoA transferase family protein has product MKNTPATGLPLEGVRVIEFTHMVMGPACGMILADLGAEVIKIEPPGGDKTRSLPGLGIGFFRSFNRNKKSVVLDITTEEGQQTARALIAQCDVLLENFRPGLMARLGLDYDSLKAANPRLIYVSHKGFLPGPYEKRLALDEVVQMMGGLSYMTGPEGRPLRAGTSVNDIMGGMFGAIGVLAALRERDKTGAGQEIQSALFENCVFLSAQHMQQFQMTGEPPPPMPSRVSAWSVYDVFTLAEGEQLFIGAVNDKQWLTLCRVLDCPELVADPGLQTNAQRVAVRPELLARLGEILRHREAGELSLKLEAAGIPYAPIMRPDQLVNDPHLKASGGLAPMQLEDGGMTDVVLLPLTLGGRRPGVRQPLARVGEHTEEVLGALQQHAPAQ; this is encoded by the coding sequence ATGAAAAACACCCCAGCTACCGGACTGCCCCTGGAAGGCGTTCGCGTCATCGAATTCACCCACATGGTCATGGGTCCGGCCTGCGGCATGATCCTGGCCGACCTGGGCGCCGAGGTCATCAAGATCGAGCCGCCCGGCGGCGACAAGACGCGCAGCCTGCCGGGCCTGGGCATCGGCTTTTTCCGCAGCTTCAACCGCAACAAGAAAAGCGTGGTGCTCGACATCACGACCGAAGAAGGCCAGCAAACCGCCAGGGCCCTGATCGCCCAGTGCGACGTGCTGCTGGAGAACTTTCGCCCCGGCCTGATGGCCAGGCTCGGCCTGGACTACGACAGCCTCAAAGCCGCCAACCCGCGCCTGATCTACGTCAGCCACAAGGGCTTTTTGCCCGGCCCCTATGAAAAGCGCCTGGCGCTCGACGAGGTGGTTCAGATGATGGGCGGCCTGTCCTACATGACCGGCCCCGAAGGCCGGCCGCTGCGCGCGGGCACCTCGGTCAACGACATCATGGGCGGCATGTTCGGCGCCATCGGCGTGCTGGCCGCGCTGCGCGAGCGCGACAAGACAGGCGCCGGCCAGGAAATCCAGAGCGCGCTGTTCGAGAACTGCGTTTTCCTGAGCGCCCAGCACATGCAGCAGTTCCAGATGACCGGCGAGCCGCCGCCGCCCATGCCGTCGCGCGTGTCAGCCTGGAGCGTGTACGACGTGTTCACGCTGGCCGAAGGCGAGCAGCTGTTCATCGGCGCGGTCAACGACAAGCAGTGGCTGACCCTGTGCCGGGTGCTTGATTGCCCCGAACTGGTTGCAGACCCGGGCTTGCAGACCAATGCCCAGCGCGTCGCGGTGCGCCCGGAACTGCTGGCCAGGCTGGGGGAAATCCTCAGGCACCGCGAGGCCGGCGAGCTGTCCCTCAAGTTAGAAGCCGCCGGCATTCCCTACGCGCCCATCATGCGGCCCGACCAGCTGGTGAATGACCCGCACCTCAAGGCCAGCGGCGGCCTGGCCCCCATGCAACTCGAAGATGGCGGCATGACCGACGTGGTCTTGCTGCCGTTGACGCTGGGCGGGCGCCGTCCCGGGGTGCGCCAGCCGCTGGCCCGCGTGGGCGAGCACACCGAGGAAGTCCTTGGCGCACTGCAGCAACACGCGCCAGCCCAGTAA
- a CDS encoding YdcF family protein has translation MELGFLKPLLTSLAMPPAAPLLLALLGLLLAWRKRRGGLLLATLSLAALWLLGCHGTAVWLARHALPQVAPASSAQLKAGQVQAIVILGGGLLPGAPEYGGAPQPTPDTASRLRYGVWLARQTGLPVAFTGGTGWAADGMQTASEAEVAAQVALQDYGFTLRWSESASRDTSGNARLLAPLLQRDGVQRIALVTHSWHMPRALAAFERAGLSVTPAPMGFTEPIENHLLQWLPSAQGLQASRLVLRECLGLAVGRLLPL, from the coding sequence ATGGAACTGGGTTTCCTCAAGCCGCTGCTGACCAGCCTGGCGATGCCGCCGGCGGCGCCGCTGTTGCTGGCGCTGCTGGGCCTGCTGCTGGCCTGGCGCAAACGGCGCGGCGGGCTGCTGCTGGCCACGCTGTCGCTGGCGGCGCTGTGGCTGCTCGGCTGCCACGGCACGGCGGTGTGGCTGGCGCGCCATGCCCTGCCGCAGGTCGCACCGGCCTCCAGCGCACAGCTGAAGGCCGGGCAGGTGCAGGCCATCGTCATTCTGGGCGGCGGCCTGCTGCCGGGGGCGCCTGAATACGGCGGCGCGCCCCAGCCTACGCCGGACACGGCAAGCCGGCTGCGCTACGGCGTCTGGCTGGCGCGCCAGACCGGCCTGCCGGTCGCTTTCACGGGCGGCACCGGCTGGGCGGCCGACGGCATGCAGACCGCGTCGGAAGCCGAAGTGGCCGCGCAGGTGGCCTTGCAGGACTACGGCTTCACCCTGCGCTGGAGCGAATCGGCATCGCGCGACACCTCGGGCAATGCGCGCCTGCTGGCGCCTTTGCTCCAGCGTGATGGCGTGCAGCGCATCGCCCTGGTCACCCATTCCTGGCACATGCCGCGCGCGCTGGCCGCTTTCGAGCGCGCCGGCCTGAGCGTGACGCCCGCGCCCATGGGCTTTACCGAGCCCATCGAGAACCATCTGCTGCAATGGCTGCCGTCCGCGCAAGGCCTGCAGGCTTCGCGGCTGGTGCTGCGCGAATGCCTGGGGCTGGCGGTGGGCCGCCTCCTGCCGCTGTAG
- a CDS encoding TetR/AcrR family transcriptional regulator has product MPNTPSSNDNTPATATRRERRKEARPGELIDAALNLFVEKGFAATRVEEVAARAGVSKGTLFLYFPSKDELFKAVVRENISGRFVEWNSEFEGFEGSTGDMLGYCMNSWWERVGATKASGLAKLMMSEAGNFPEISAFYQQEVIQPGHTLIRRILQRGMDRGEFRSLDLDYAVYSVVAPMMFMILSRHSMGVCVPNNVELDPKRYIASQLGVILNGLGLRPGDARPDARKA; this is encoded by the coding sequence ATGCCAAACACCCCCTCCTCCAACGACAACACTCCAGCCACCGCCACCAGGCGCGAGCGCCGCAAGGAAGCCCGTCCGGGCGAATTGATCGACGCGGCGCTCAACCTTTTTGTTGAAAAAGGCTTTGCCGCCACCCGCGTCGAGGAAGTCGCGGCGCGCGCCGGCGTGTCCAAGGGCACGCTGTTTTTGTACTTTCCCAGCAAGGACGAGCTGTTCAAGGCCGTGGTGCGTGAAAACATCTCGGGCCGGTTTGTCGAGTGGAACAGCGAGTTCGAGGGCTTCGAGGGCAGCACCGGCGACATGCTGGGCTACTGCATGAATTCCTGGTGGGAGCGGGTCGGCGCGACAAAAGCCTCGGGGCTGGCCAAGCTGATGATGAGCGAAGCCGGCAATTTTCCGGAAATCTCCGCCTTCTATCAGCAAGAAGTCATCCAGCCCGGCCATACGCTGATTCGCCGCATTTTGCAGCGCGGCATGGATCGCGGTGAATTTCGCAGCCTGGACCTGGACTATGCGGTGTACAGCGTGGTGGCGCCGATGATGTTCATGATCCTGTCCCGGCACTCGATGGGCGTTTGCGTTCCGAACAATGTCGAGCTGGACCCCAAAAGATACATTGCCTCGCAGTTGGGCGTCATCCTGAACGGCTTGGGCCTTCGGCCCGGCGATGCCCGGCCAGATGCAAGGAAGGCCTGA
- a CDS encoding tellurite resistance TerB family protein has translation MGLFDMFKGDSGDKMTPHLAFATSLMYMMSADGEIDNEEIGHLLSVLGGKDQGNGTIGVGAQNQALLDNAVKYRRKNSIDTFLKEAAPLLSDAQKMCMLVNLIDSSLADGTPEPEEQQLFGKFLQAFGIAEERFRPFFEVIVLKNDRSVFTNQSHPKNDPAYQVKISMPT, from the coding sequence ATGGGTTTGTTTGACATGTTCAAAGGCGATTCGGGCGACAAAATGACGCCTCACCTGGCGTTCGCTACCAGCTTGATGTACATGATGTCCGCCGACGGCGAAATCGACAACGAGGAAATCGGCCACCTGCTGTCCGTGCTCGGCGGCAAGGACCAGGGCAACGGCACTATTGGGGTGGGCGCGCAAAACCAGGCGCTGCTGGACAACGCGGTCAAGTACCGCCGCAAAAACTCCATCGACACCTTCCTCAAGGAAGCCGCGCCGCTCCTGAGCGATGCCCAGAAGATGTGCATGCTGGTGAACCTGATCGACTCCTCGCTGGCCGATGGCACCCCTGAGCCTGAGGAACAACAGCTGTTCGGTAAATTCCTGCAGGCCTTTGGCATTGCTGAAGAGCGTTTCCGTCCCTTCTTTGAAGTGATCGTGCTGAAAAACGACCGCTCCGTGTTCACCAACCAGAGCCACCCGAAAAACGACCCGGCCTACCAGGTCAAGATCTCGATGCCAACCTGA
- a CDS encoding LysR family transcriptional regulator gives MKDLDLTTLRLFVAVCDSRSIARVGERENIVPSAISKRLAQLEQDLGCRLLKRIRRGVEPTAAGETLREHARGLLGAARRITDDMNAYTSGTSGLVRLMATTSSVAEFLPDDIAEFLKHPAHHAIRVNVQEQFSRDVVRALREGSVSLGVCWDAADLSGLQTLPYRHDHLAIVTHEGHALAGRTDMAFVDSFEFDHVALPAASAVQLMLARAAAATGQSIRYRAEVSTFEAALRVVRSGLGISVVPREVAQPLAAAFNLRIIPLTDAWAQRRFAICFQDERSLSAAAKLLAGHLAEAGRKSQAWHP, from the coding sequence ATGAAAGACCTGGACCTGACCACTTTGCGGTTGTTCGTGGCCGTGTGCGACTCGCGCAGCATCGCGCGCGTGGGCGAGCGTGAAAACATCGTGCCTTCGGCCATCAGCAAGCGGCTGGCCCAGCTGGAACAGGATCTGGGATGCCGCCTGCTCAAGCGCATCCGGCGCGGCGTCGAACCCACGGCCGCCGGAGAAACCTTGCGCGAGCATGCGCGCGGCCTGCTGGGCGCCGCCCGGCGCATCACGGACGACATGAACGCCTACACCTCGGGCACTTCCGGCCTCGTGCGGCTGATGGCCACCACGTCCTCGGTGGCCGAGTTCTTGCCCGATGACATTGCCGAATTCTTGAAGCACCCGGCGCACCACGCGATCCGCGTCAATGTGCAGGAGCAGTTCAGCCGCGACGTGGTGCGTGCGCTACGCGAAGGCAGCGTGTCGCTGGGCGTGTGCTGGGACGCGGCCGATCTGTCGGGCCTGCAGACCTTGCCCTACCGCCACGACCACCTGGCCATCGTGACGCACGAAGGGCATGCGCTGGCCGGGCGGACAGACATGGCGTTTGTCGATTCCTTCGAGTTCGACCATGTGGCGCTGCCCGCCGCCAGCGCCGTCCAGCTGATGCTGGCCCGGGCGGCCGCCGCCACCGGGCAGTCGATTCGCTACCGGGCCGAAGTCTCGACTTTTGAAGCCGCCTTGCGCGTGGTGCGCTCGGGGCTGGGCATCAGCGTGGTGCCCAGGGAAGTCGCGCAACCGCTGGCAGCCGCCTTCAATCTGCGCATCATTCCGCTGACGGATGCCTGGGCGCAGCGCCGCTTCGCCATCTGCTTTCAGGATGAGCGTTCGTTGTCTGCCGCCGCAAAACTGCTGGCCGGGCACTTGGCCGAGGCGGGGAGGAAATCTCAGGCCTGGCACCCGTAA
- a CDS encoding LacI family DNA-binding transcriptional regulator has protein sequence MKKPQGFTVHDIARLAGVSAMTVSRTLNHPEKVSPAVLARVREVVARTGFVPNGMARGLRSSKARLVAAVLPTLVGPVFQETVRALNEALDEQGYQLMIGQSGYDASREDALLDAIIRRRPDGIVLTGIMHSPEGRRQLLASGIPVVETWDLTPTPIDMLVGFSHERIGQSVCHFLYSRGYRHPALISADDDRARRRIEGFQGMSRTLGLDAAPTHLVPAPTTLGSGRAGLAAVLAAHPHTDAVFCSSDMLALGVLIEAQARGLAVPRQLGVVGLGDLDLAASLQPALTTVRIDGTRIGRTAAQYIVERAEGRSVSEPIVDIGFEIIERASA, from the coding sequence ATGAAAAAGCCCCAGGGTTTTACCGTTCACGATATTGCCCGGCTGGCCGGCGTGTCGGCCATGACCGTCTCGCGCACCCTGAACCATCCCGAAAAAGTCTCCCCCGCCGTGCTGGCCAGGGTGCGCGAAGTCGTGGCCCGCACCGGCTTCGTGCCCAACGGCATGGCGCGCGGCCTGCGTTCCTCCAAGGCCAGGCTGGTGGCGGCCGTGCTGCCCACGCTGGTCGGGCCGGTGTTCCAGGAAACCGTTCGCGCGCTGAACGAGGCACTGGACGAGCAGGGCTACCAGTTGATGATCGGCCAGAGCGGCTACGACGCATCGCGGGAAGACGCGTTGTTAGATGCCATCATTCGCCGCCGGCCCGATGGCATCGTGCTGACCGGCATCATGCATTCGCCCGAGGGCCGGCGCCAGCTCCTGGCGTCCGGCATTCCGGTCGTCGAAACCTGGGACTTGACGCCCACGCCGATTGACATGCTGGTCGGCTTTTCGCATGAGCGGATCGGCCAGTCGGTGTGCCATTTCCTGTACAGCCGGGGCTATCGGCATCCGGCGCTGATCAGCGCCGATGACGACCGGGCGCGCCGCCGCATCGAAGGCTTCCAGGGCATGAGCCGCACGCTGGGCCTGGACGCGGCGCCCACGCACCTGGTGCCAGCGCCGACCACCCTCGGCTCGGGCCGCGCCGGGCTGGCCGCCGTTCTGGCTGCGCATCCGCACACCGACGCGGTGTTCTGCAGCTCCGACATGCTGGCCCTGGGCGTGCTGATCGAGGCGCAGGCGCGGGGCCTGGCCGTCCCCAGGCAACTGGGGGTGGTGGGCCTGGGCGACCTGGACCTGGCCGCCAGCCTGCAACCCGCGCTGACCACCGTGCGCATCGACGGCACACGCATTGGCCGCACCGCCGCGCAGTACATCGTGGAGCGGGCCGAAGGCCGAAGCGTCAGCGAGCCGATTGTCGATATCGGCTTCGAGATCATCGAGCGCGCCAGCGCCTGA
- a CDS encoding protein-L-isoaspartate O-methyltransferase family protein has protein sequence MNYEQARFNMIEQQIRPWEVLDNQVLSLLAVMRREDFVPPACKALAFTDMEIPLPPHKNPGQCMLAPRVEARILQDLAVQKHEKVLEIGTGSGFMAALLAHRAQQVITLEIEPELAETARRNLQKAGIYNAEVRQADGAANLAEAVSGNGPLRGPFDVIVLSGSVAEVPAALLDQLKVGGRLSAIVGDEPMMRATLITRVGKDSFRTTQAWDTVAPRLLNFPAPSKFTF, from the coding sequence ATGAACTACGAACAAGCCCGATTCAACATGATTGAGCAGCAAATCCGCCCCTGGGAAGTGCTGGACAACCAGGTCCTTTCCCTGCTCGCGGTGATGCGGCGCGAAGACTTCGTGCCGCCGGCCTGCAAGGCGCTGGCCTTCACCGACATGGAAATCCCGCTGCCGCCGCACAAAAACCCCGGCCAGTGCATGCTCGCGCCCCGCGTCGAAGCCCGCATCCTGCAAGACCTGGCCGTGCAAAAGCATGAAAAAGTGCTGGAAATCGGCACCGGCTCCGGTTTCATGGCCGCCCTGCTCGCGCACCGCGCCCAGCAGGTCATCACCCTGGAAATCGAGCCTGAACTGGCCGAAACCGCGCGCCGCAACCTGCAAAAAGCCGGCATCTACAACGCCGAAGTGCGCCAGGCCGACGGCGCGGCCAACCTGGCCGAAGCCGTGTCCGGCAACGGCCCGCTGCGCGGCCCTTTCGACGTGATCGTGCTCAGCGGCTCGGTCGCCGAAGTGCCCGCCGCGCTGCTCGACCAGCTCAAGGTCGGCGGCCGGCTCAGCGCCATCGTCGGCGACGAGCCCATGATGCGCGCCACGCTGATCACCCGCGTCGGCAAGGACTCATTCCGCACTACCCAGGCCTGGGACACGGTGGCGCCCCGGCTGCTCAATTTCCCCGCGCCGTCGAAATTCACTTTCTGA